One genomic region from Spirosoma sp. KCTC 42546 encodes:
- a CDS encoding PAS domain S-box protein, with product MNSPLQRRFNRLKHQLACQQKEQRRIERRLNIKKIQLDKSKEQCRLLTATLNQHLESKWEQERQSEYHYRQLIDSVRDIIFKISPEGYFTFANSMMESCFGYAQSELIGRHFVHLVLPDYRARLIAFYQTMLQTGQPHTYIEFPARTKDGSTIWIGQTVSLVKNDQQVLELVAVARDITQRKLTEDSFQLTQARLESLITNLHTGVLVEDENRKIILTNQLYCDQFGINRTPESLVGQAYLYVAVPPASLFRDADQFLDRMNEVVDNQLAVRDEVIHLSDGRIMEWDYIPIWLTDHYRGHLWKYRDITQKYQSDERIRKSEEKYRTIMNTMELGLLEVDNNQTILRAYERFCNMMGYTQEELVGKNAAELLVHPEFKPVIDQQQGQRERGNAGSYELALIRKDGTRVWVLVSGVPIFDEHGVLVGSMGIHYDLSERKRLEEELARARQIAEEARHTEKQFLANMSHEIRTPLNAILGFSNLLETTSLTIEQKEFASFIRTAGKNLLNIVNDILDISKIEAGMLPLESIPFSIPSLADSIRTMLHSAAIEKNLWLLVETDPTLPPVVLGDPTRLTQILVNLLNNAIKFTQQGGVRVRIDKVAETTDSVRVRFSVQDTGIGMAADILPFIFERFRQASDFTTRYYGGTGLGLNIVKSLAEMQGGWVSVASTLGEGSRFTLEIPYKVASIPVELITEGSTMPINPDLSNLRILIVEDNLMNQKLALQVLKRLGYSAQVAENGQLALDLLQDDEFDLILMDIQMPVMDGYTTTRHIRTTLKKDVPIIAMTAHALASEREQCLQAGMNDFLPKPFQIEELQRILRKYTPLYWSEVVSSSKPKVLAETTPSFSVEVLLSALDNDRDFAAEVMELFLAQTPGEIQQIRQSLEQHDLPTIGGIIHAQKVAFQMFGLTEMVRLSQTLGARIADKQPVSEVSPLVHQFLRTLEAELPLIQSVLETSFKLD from the coding sequence ATGAACTCACCTCTCCAACGCCGATTTAATCGTCTTAAGCACCAGTTGGCATGCCAGCAAAAGGAGCAACGGCGGATCGAGCGACGGTTGAACATAAAGAAAATACAGCTTGATAAGTCAAAAGAGCAATGTCGCCTGCTCACTGCTACCTTGAACCAGCATCTAGAAAGTAAGTGGGAGCAAGAGCGGCAAAGTGAATACCATTACCGCCAACTTATCGACTCGGTTCGGGATATAATTTTTAAAATTTCACCTGAGGGTTATTTCACCTTCGCAAATTCGATGATGGAGAGCTGTTTCGGCTACGCTCAGTCGGAATTGATAGGTCGGCATTTCGTCCATCTCGTATTACCAGATTATAGAGCCAGATTGATCGCATTCTATCAAACAATGCTTCAAACTGGGCAGCCACACACCTATATTGAGTTCCCGGCCCGAACGAAGGATGGTTCGACAATTTGGATTGGCCAGACGGTTAGTTTGGTTAAAAATGATCAGCAGGTTCTTGAACTGGTGGCCGTTGCGCGGGACATTACCCAACGTAAATTAACCGAAGATTCTTTTCAACTCACCCAGGCTCGCCTGGAGTCACTTATTACAAACCTGCATACGGGTGTGCTGGTGGAAGATGAAAACCGAAAAATCATCCTGACCAATCAGCTCTATTGTGATCAATTTGGCATAAACCGAACACCCGAATCGCTGGTTGGCCAGGCGTACTTATACGTGGCCGTTCCACCCGCCAGTTTGTTCAGGGATGCCGATCAGTTTTTGGATCGGATGAACGAAGTAGTAGATAACCAACTCGCGGTCAGGGATGAGGTGATTCATCTGTCCGACGGGCGAATCATGGAGTGGGATTATATTCCTATCTGGCTGACTGACCACTACCGGGGGCACCTGTGGAAGTATAGAGATATCACTCAGAAGTACCAGTCGGACGAGCGTATCCGCAAGAGCGAAGAAAAGTATCGAACCATCATGAATACGATGGAGCTCGGGTTACTCGAGGTCGACAACAATCAAACGATTTTGCGCGCTTACGAACGCTTCTGCAACATGATGGGCTACACCCAGGAAGAACTGGTGGGCAAAAATGCAGCCGAATTACTTGTCCATCCTGAGTTTAAGCCGGTGATTGACCAGCAGCAAGGGCAACGGGAACGCGGAAACGCGGGTTCTTACGAGTTAGCATTAATTCGTAAGGACGGCACACGGGTATGGGTACTGGTAAGCGGTGTGCCTATCTTTGATGAGCACGGTGTTCTTGTTGGCTCAATGGGTATTCATTACGATTTGAGTGAACGTAAACGGCTTGAAGAGGAATTGGCCCGAGCCCGACAAATAGCAGAGGAGGCACGCCATACTGAAAAGCAGTTTTTGGCTAACATGAGCCACGAAATCCGAACCCCCCTGAATGCGATTCTCGGCTTTTCAAACCTTCTGGAAACGACCTCGCTCACGATCGAACAAAAAGAATTCGCCAGTTTCATCCGGACTGCAGGCAAAAATCTGCTTAATATCGTCAATGATATTCTCGATATTTCCAAGATTGAAGCGGGCATGTTGCCGTTAGAATCGATTCCTTTCAGTATCCCTTCACTAGCGGATTCCATTCGAACTATGCTGCATTCAGCAGCCATCGAAAAAAATCTGTGGCTACTTGTTGAAACAGATCCTACCCTCCCACCGGTTGTATTGGGCGATCCAACCCGACTGACGCAGATTTTAGTAAACTTATTGAATAATGCCATCAAGTTTACCCAGCAGGGTGGTGTTCGGGTTCGAATTGATAAGGTAGCAGAAACAACTGATTCTGTGCGGGTTCGTTTCAGTGTACAGGATACCGGTATTGGCATGGCTGCAGACATCTTACCGTTCATTTTTGAGCGGTTCCGCCAGGCCAGCGACTTTACAACCCGCTATTATGGTGGCACGGGTTTGGGGTTGAACATTGTAAAATCACTCGCGGAAATGCAGGGCGGTTGGGTCAGCGTAGCCAGTACACTCGGGGAGGGTTCTCGGTTTACGCTGGAGATTCCTTATAAAGTGGCATCCATACCAGTTGAACTGATTACGGAGGGGTCGACAATGCCCATTAACCCCGACCTATCCAATCTGCGTATCCTGATCGTAGAGGATAACCTGATGAATCAGAAACTCGCTCTACAAGTCCTGAAACGGCTAGGGTACTCCGCTCAGGTTGCCGAAAATGGTCAGTTGGCGCTCGACCTATTACAGGACGATGAGTTCGATCTGATATTGATGGACATTCAAATGCCGGTCATGGATGGGTACACTACCACCCGTCATATTCGAACAACCTTGAAAAAAGACGTGCCGATTATTGCGATGACAGCACATGCCTTAGCCAGCGAACGAGAGCAGTGCCTACAGGCAGGTATGAACGACTTTCTGCCCAAACCGTTCCAGATTGAGGAATTGCAGCGTATTTTACGGAAATATACCCCCCTCTACTGGTCGGAGGTGGTCTCGTCAAGCAAACCTAAAGTGCTGGCAGAGACTACCCCTAGTTTCTCGGTAGAGGTCTTGTTGAGCGCGTTGGATAACGACCGGGATTTTGCGGCCGAGGTCATGGAGTTGTTTCTGGCCCAAACACCGGGTGAGATTCAGCAAATCCGGCAGAGTCTGGAGCAACATGACTTGCCCACTATTGGCGGGATTATTCATGCACAGAAAGTTGCGTTTCAAATGTTCGGTTTAACCGAGATGGTTCGTTTAAGTCAGACACTCGGAGCTCGTATTGCCGACAAACAACCTGTGAGTGAGGTAAGCCCACTAGTTCATCAGTTTCTGCGAACGCTTGAAGCAGAATTACCTCTTATTCAATCTGTTCTGGAGACATCCTTCAAACTAGATTGA
- the solA gene encoding N-methyl-L-tryptophan oxidase — protein sequence MILDAIVVGLGAMGSAAIYQLSKQTPYVLGIDQFRPPHTLGSTHGETRITRQAIGEGVYFVPLALRSYQIWRELEQRTGEQLLTITGGLFIGKEQSDVQTRHKPGWLRTTIDAAKTYGIAHRILDTAILRQEFPQIRTGPDDIGYYEEEAGFLNPERCLSVQLDQAIRNGASIRTNERMVSYEWKDGVLTVRTDHTTYQTRKLILTTGSWISESLRDTPFADLLRVYRQVLYWFDIQDNYQHYTPDRMPVFILNDREVYGFPAVGGPAGGLKLATEVYAQPTSPQSVNREVSEAETHAMYERFVAPNFVGIGPGCVKSAVCLYTMTPNGDFIIDQHPANPHVLLASACSGHGFKHSAAVGQILAELALQEQTMFDIQAFRLASFDR from the coding sequence ATGATTCTTGATGCGATTGTAGTTGGGTTGGGGGCAATGGGCAGCGCTGCCATTTACCAGCTTTCTAAACAGACACCCTACGTGCTGGGTATTGATCAGTTTAGGCCACCTCATACGTTGGGATCCACGCATGGGGAAACCCGAATTACCCGACAGGCCATTGGCGAAGGTGTATATTTTGTGCCATTGGCGTTGCGATCCTATCAAATCTGGCGAGAGTTAGAACAACGTACGGGCGAGCAACTACTAACCATTACAGGTGGCCTGTTTATTGGTAAAGAGCAGTCGGATGTGCAAACCCGCCATAAACCCGGTTGGCTCCGAACAACAATTGACGCGGCTAAAACCTATGGCATCGCTCATCGTATTCTGGATACCGCGATACTTCGGCAGGAGTTTCCTCAAATCAGGACTGGCCCGGATGATATTGGCTATTATGAAGAGGAAGCTGGCTTTCTGAATCCTGAACGCTGCCTTTCTGTGCAACTTGATCAGGCCATCCGCAATGGAGCATCCATCCGAACCAACGAGCGAATGGTATCCTATGAATGGAAGGACGGAGTGCTTACCGTTCGGACTGACCACACTACTTATCAGACCCGGAAGTTAATTCTTACGACTGGTTCCTGGATAAGCGAATCGCTCCGGGATACACCTTTTGCTGATTTGCTTCGGGTGTACCGACAGGTTCTATACTGGTTCGACATTCAGGATAACTACCAGCACTATACGCCCGACCGGATGCCGGTCTTTATTCTGAACGATCGGGAAGTGTATGGTTTTCCGGCAGTTGGTGGTCCGGCTGGTGGGCTTAAACTAGCAACAGAAGTATATGCTCAGCCTACTTCGCCCCAGTCGGTGAATCGTGAAGTGAGTGAGGCCGAGACACACGCGATGTACGAACGGTTTGTTGCGCCTAATTTTGTAGGAATTGGGCCTGGCTGTGTTAAGTCGGCAGTTTGTTTATATACCATGACGCCCAATGGCGATTTTATCATTGACCAGCATCCGGCTAATCCCCATGTACTGCTGGCTTCTGCCTGTTCGGGTCATGGGTTTAAGCATTCAGCTGCCGTTGGCCAAATTTTAGCGGAATTGGCCCTACAGGAACAGACCATGTTTGATATCCAGGCGTTTCGATTGGCTAGTTTTGATCGCTAA
- a CDS encoding PAS domain-containing sensor histidine kinase translates to MTDEQKPFDQDMAAELERLQFTLQAAGIGTWDLNSSTQLVRWNDRCQELFNFPGKDTLPFQQVLSRIHPDDQDRVNAAIQQALTAQSDGLYDVLFRTLGTDHTPSRWLNCKGKAYIDQAGVPQRLSGIAQDVTLQIQQQAHLATSEQFDQLANEAAGIGTFHLHLATGYLTYKALLAKILTGQETTRFDHTKLTSFIHPDDRSIRQKAFADGLLTGKIRYEVRFIWQDDSVHWIRMLGTYIFDESGNAQDVIGVVQDITDQVLSRQRLEDSEAQMRSLIESAPFPIGVYVGRQMQIQFANQSIKSVWGKGDEVVGKLYSQILPELANQNIYDQLDSVYSTGTPFHAKNQRVDITIDGKLQPYYFNYSFTPLYNAAGQVYGVMNTAAEITDLILAKQQVEKTEAALLGAIELAELATWSLDIETGIFSYSKRFMDWLGFSESTKSMDEAYNPLPDDYRQSVADAIAATVAPGSSGYYENEHPIINRLTGQIRIIHAQAQVFYDTDGKPLTLTGTAQDITTQRQLQLALEQQVQERTEELAATNEELSAINEELAATNEEYAATNEELEEANQLFSRSNENLQRFAYVASHDLQEPLRKVQQFGDLLKSQYASQLGDGIGYLERMQAAASRMSNLIKDLLSFSRISTRQEVSSLVSLNGVLSTVLSDLDLRIQETGALVTVDSLPRIHGDKSQLEQLFQNLLSNALKFRRTDRPPLVHVRAQLIATNELPLSIKPTRITSNYHRIDVSDNGIGFDEKYVDRIFQVFQRLHNKSEFAGTGIGLAICEKVVANHGGAITAHSKLGQGATFSLYFPI, encoded by the coding sequence ATGACCGACGAGCAAAAGCCCTTCGATCAGGACATGGCCGCAGAACTTGAGCGGTTACAATTTACTTTACAGGCTGCCGGTATTGGCACCTGGGATCTTAATTCGAGCACTCAACTCGTTCGCTGGAATGATCGTTGTCAGGAATTATTCAACTTCCCGGGTAAAGACACCCTTCCGTTCCAGCAGGTACTGAGTCGAATCCATCCTGATGATCAGGATCGGGTAAACGCGGCCATACAACAGGCACTCACTGCACAGTCGGATGGACTCTATGACGTACTTTTCCGTACCCTCGGAACCGACCACACGCCGTCACGTTGGTTGAATTGCAAGGGCAAAGCCTATATTGATCAAGCAGGAGTGCCTCAGCGACTTTCGGGTATTGCCCAGGATGTAACTCTTCAGATTCAGCAACAAGCGCATTTAGCCACGTCTGAGCAGTTCGATCAATTAGCGAATGAAGCCGCCGGCATTGGCACGTTTCATCTTCATCTGGCAACCGGCTACTTAACGTATAAAGCGTTACTGGCTAAAATCCTGACAGGGCAGGAAACCACCCGCTTTGATCATACAAAACTAACTAGTTTTATACACCCCGATGATCGCTCTATTCGGCAGAAAGCCTTTGCTGATGGGTTACTGACAGGAAAAATTCGATATGAAGTTCGATTTATCTGGCAGGATGACTCCGTTCATTGGATCCGCATGCTTGGCACGTATATTTTTGATGAATCAGGTAATGCCCAGGATGTTATTGGCGTTGTTCAGGACATTACGGATCAGGTTCTTTCCCGGCAACGACTTGAAGACAGCGAAGCCCAAATGCGTAGCCTGATCGAAAGTGCCCCCTTCCCAATTGGGGTTTACGTGGGCCGTCAAATGCAGATCCAGTTTGCCAATCAGTCCATTAAATCGGTCTGGGGAAAGGGCGACGAGGTGGTTGGTAAGTTGTATTCCCAAATCTTACCGGAGTTGGCTAATCAAAACATCTATGACCAACTAGATAGCGTATATTCTACAGGTACTCCTTTCCACGCGAAGAATCAACGGGTAGATATTACTATAGATGGGAAATTACAGCCTTACTATTTCAACTACAGCTTTACACCGCTCTATAACGCGGCTGGCCAGGTATATGGTGTAATGAACACGGCCGCCGAGATAACAGACTTAATTTTGGCCAAGCAACAGGTAGAAAAAACAGAAGCTGCGCTGCTTGGCGCTATTGAGCTGGCTGAACTGGCTACCTGGAGTCTGGACATTGAAACAGGCATATTTAGCTATTCAAAGCGATTTATGGATTGGCTCGGCTTCTCCGAATCGACTAAAAGTATGGATGAAGCCTACAATCCACTGCCCGATGACTATCGTCAGTCTGTTGCGGATGCCATAGCCGCTACTGTTGCGCCAGGCTCATCAGGTTATTACGAGAATGAGCACCCAATTATCAACCGGCTCACCGGGCAGATACGTATTATTCATGCCCAGGCCCAGGTATTTTATGATACGGATGGCAAACCTCTAACGCTCACAGGTACTGCGCAGGACATTACTACGCAACGTCAGTTACAACTCGCACTAGAGCAGCAGGTGCAGGAACGAACTGAAGAACTAGCCGCCACCAATGAAGAGCTTTCGGCAATTAATGAAGAACTGGCAGCTACTAATGAAGAATACGCGGCTACCAACGAAGAGCTAGAGGAAGCCAATCAATTGTTTAGCCGGTCCAATGAGAATTTACAACGATTCGCTTACGTTGCCAGTCATGACTTACAGGAGCCGTTGCGAAAAGTACAACAATTTGGCGATCTGCTGAAAAGCCAGTATGCCAGCCAATTAGGGGATGGCATCGGTTACCTGGAACGGATGCAGGCGGCAGCCAGCCGAATGTCGAACCTGATTAAGGACTTACTGAGTTTTTCCAGAATCTCCACCCGGCAGGAAGTTTCTTCATTAGTATCCCTGAATGGGGTGCTCAGCACCGTTTTGAGTGATCTAGACCTTCGTATACAGGAAACAGGTGCGCTTGTGACCGTTGATTCACTACCAAGAATTCACGGCGACAAATCTCAGCTCGAGCAATTATTTCAGAATCTGCTCAGTAATGCATTGAAGTTTCGCCGAACGGATAGACCCCCTTTAGTTCATGTCCGGGCCCAGCTTATAGCCACAAACGAACTTCCACTTTCTATAAAGCCAACCAGGATCACATCAAATTACCATCGTATTGATGTATCTGACAACGGAATTGGTTTTGATGAAAAATATGTAGATCGTATTTTTCAGGTCTTCCAGCGACTACATAACAAAAGTGAATTTGCGGGAACAGGTATTGGACTGGCCATTTGCGAGAAAGTAGTTGCTAACCATGGTGGTGCCATTACGGCACATAGTAAACTGGGGCAAGGTGCCACCTTTAGTTTGTATTTTCCGATATAA
- a CDS encoding ATP-binding protein translates to MSLFNKRKSWAIFWWPSLLSIFSIPILLSAQPATFSRPQILTEEEGLPQAFVSDILQDQKGFIWMATRDGLCRYDGQRFKVFQPNSDAKTSISFPDVLYLKADYKGRIWIRNTYNELDLFDPVRETFHSLSRQSFYQQAFSRDSLQFFCPDRQNHLWLYFHYAGLVSINLNTNHIQHYKHQPATKNSINKGVIKAIIEGQRGAMWFATTVGLDRYDRVTGKFTHYQHQSGNPNSLPDNELNSLYQKPDGSLVIVSRWHLTLMNPTTGKCQSFPLPVSSYFDHFPQFGTDAKGTVYFYYSTGLYCFNETSGIQKLARFAGSSHYQSLLIDRSNVLWIGTNGHGVRKFDLTANQFQRYPYRANFQTDLLTNQLGASVDQFPAFNRFDLAYFFRYTFDKQNHLLFNIGKGSLYQLNLQTKKLVSLPFPPGQDGPLDEQSVPLTTSPQGTIWALCNAHLFRYSEPTQTWTPELDLSTINSTMVQLVSDDQSFWVGTESKGLFRINSRTNAIRQYAYTPTDTTSLSSNIINFLSVDRFDKNILWVGTFGSGLCRFDKRTGTCRRFTTKNGLPNNVIYSAIPDRQGNLWVATNKGICRFNRQTFQVQNYTIEDGLMANEFNRHHILQLPDDRIILGGIEGITTFSPSQVKNDTFQPRVELTGIQINNRQIEPGKGSPLGELPIHALSELSLLHNQNYLNFEFASLQYNKEKKTRYRYRMEGLDTDWIVVNRPMASYTDLKPGYYTLFINASNSSGVWSKHVRTFRIKIHPPLWATWWAYTIYGLLLVALLYGIFRTYANRLQLQQSVILKQNEVELTIKEAQQLKNIDEIKTRFFTNITHEFKTPLTLIIAPTHYLINELSQTKYARQLASIEQNANQLLRLINQLLDLSKIEASAMEVHESRGNPGVFIGQILDSFTELANQKGVELTYHNQATSDYLFDASLLERIIYNLVSNALKFTPTGGNVTVQLNAANGITLVIADNGIGIPSEKIAAVFERFVQADTSSTRTHEGTGIGLALVKELVDLQQGTIRIDSEVDSLTNQHGTTITLQLPYRKVEPLTGPIDKALDIPESRSEAVPIVLLVEDNPDMATLIIDCLPTTYQFIWAKNGVVGLAQAVSQLPDLIISDVLMPEMDGYTLCQTLKADVRTNHIPLILLTAKSSVESRLEGLSVGADDYLTKPFLLPELQLRIRNLLERQKLLRELIRKSFIKIDQDDMQLTIVDPFLAKLYACIDAKLDDSAYGVEELANDIGMSRYTLHRKTKTLTTMLPNELIRNYRLKRSLSFLRKGNTVAETAVLVGFDSPSYFTKCFRNHYNITPKQLLQQAGTENNIE, encoded by the coding sequence ATGAGCCTGTTCAACAAAAGAAAAAGCTGGGCTATCTTCTGGTGGCCCAGCTTATTAAGTATCTTTTCTATCCCTATTCTCCTTTCTGCTCAACCTGCTACATTCTCCCGCCCCCAAATACTGACCGAAGAAGAAGGATTACCGCAGGCGTTTGTTTCCGATATTTTGCAGGATCAAAAGGGGTTTATCTGGATGGCTACCCGCGATGGGCTATGCCGTTACGATGGTCAACGGTTTAAAGTTTTCCAACCCAACTCCGACGCAAAAACCTCGATCTCATTTCCTGATGTATTATATCTGAAAGCAGATTATAAAGGACGAATCTGGATTCGCAATACCTATAACGAACTTGATTTATTCGATCCGGTACGAGAAACATTCCACAGCCTTTCGCGCCAATCCTTTTATCAACAGGCGTTTAGTCGTGATTCCCTCCAGTTCTTTTGCCCAGATCGGCAAAATCATCTGTGGTTGTACTTCCATTATGCGGGCTTAGTTTCTATTAATCTGAATACCAATCACATCCAGCATTATAAGCATCAGCCTGCTACTAAAAACTCTATTAACAAAGGCGTTATAAAAGCTATAATTGAAGGCCAACGGGGGGCTATGTGGTTTGCAACTACGGTAGGGCTTGATCGGTACGACAGAGTAACAGGGAAATTCACGCACTATCAACATCAGTCAGGAAACCCAAATTCACTCCCCGATAATGAACTAAACAGTTTATACCAAAAGCCAGATGGTAGCCTGGTTATTGTATCCCGATGGCATTTGACACTCATGAATCCAACTACAGGAAAATGCCAGTCATTTCCTCTACCCGTATCGAGTTATTTTGACCATTTTCCTCAATTTGGTACAGATGCCAAAGGCACTGTTTATTTCTACTACTCTACAGGACTATATTGTTTTAACGAAACTTCTGGCATCCAGAAGTTGGCTCGATTTGCGGGTAGTTCACACTACCAAAGCCTGTTAATCGACCGTTCGAATGTGCTTTGGATAGGAACGAACGGGCACGGCGTTCGAAAGTTCGACCTCACGGCGAATCAGTTTCAACGATATCCTTATCGAGCCAATTTCCAAACAGACTTACTAACAAATCAGCTAGGCGCATCGGTAGATCAGTTTCCTGCTTTCAACCGATTTGATCTGGCATATTTCTTTCGATACACATTCGATAAACAAAATCACCTGCTCTTCAACATAGGCAAAGGCTCGCTTTATCAACTTAATCTTCAAACAAAAAAACTGGTCTCACTACCATTCCCACCTGGACAAGATGGTCCTCTGGATGAGCAATCGGTTCCTCTAACGACCTCCCCGCAGGGAACAATTTGGGCCTTATGCAATGCCCATCTGTTCCGGTATTCAGAACCAACCCAGACATGGACACCTGAGTTAGACTTATCCACTATCAATTCAACTATGGTTCAGTTGGTTAGTGATGATCAGTCATTTTGGGTAGGAACCGAATCGAAGGGGCTATTTAGGATCAATAGCAGGACCAATGCCATTCGGCAGTATGCGTACACACCCACCGATACTACTTCGCTTAGTAGTAATATCATCAATTTTCTGTCTGTCGACCGCTTTGATAAAAACATCCTTTGGGTAGGTACCTTCGGCAGTGGACTATGTCGCTTTGATAAACGTACCGGAACGTGTCGGCGGTTCACCACTAAAAATGGGCTGCCCAACAATGTTATTTATTCGGCCATTCCCGACCGGCAGGGAAATCTGTGGGTTGCCACCAATAAGGGAATCTGCCGATTCAATAGACAAACCTTCCAGGTACAGAACTATACTATCGAAGACGGGCTGATGGCCAATGAATTTAATCGGCATCATATTCTGCAATTGCCGGATGACCGAATTATTCTGGGTGGAATAGAAGGGATTACAACGTTTAGTCCTTCTCAGGTCAAAAACGACACGTTTCAACCCAGGGTTGAACTAACGGGCATACAGATTAACAACCGCCAAATTGAACCTGGAAAGGGCTCACCACTGGGCGAATTGCCCATCCATGCCCTTTCTGAACTCTCCTTACTGCATAATCAGAATTACCTGAATTTTGAGTTTGCATCTTTACAGTACAACAAAGAAAAAAAGACCAGGTATCGATACCGCATGGAAGGATTGGATACTGATTGGATCGTTGTCAATCGGCCAATGGCAAGCTATACCGATCTAAAGCCGGGATACTATACCCTGTTTATTAATGCGTCCAATTCGTCCGGGGTCTGGAGTAAACACGTACGAACATTCAGGATCAAGATTCATCCACCCCTATGGGCCACCTGGTGGGCGTATACGATATACGGACTTTTACTCGTAGCCTTACTTTACGGCATATTCCGAACCTATGCTAACCGATTGCAGCTACAACAGTCCGTAATTCTAAAACAGAATGAGGTAGAATTAACGATAAAAGAAGCCCAGCAGCTTAAGAATATCGACGAAATTAAAACCCGTTTTTTCACCAATATAACCCACGAGTTTAAAACCCCACTTACATTAATAATAGCCCCCACACACTACTTGATCAATGAGTTGAGTCAAACTAAATATGCTCGTCAGCTAGCCTCCATTGAGCAAAATGCGAATCAGTTACTACGGCTCATCAATCAGTTACTGGATCTCTCGAAGATCGAAGCCAGCGCTATGGAGGTACATGAATCACGCGGTAATCCAGGAGTATTTATCGGGCAAATTCTCGACTCATTTACTGAGTTGGCTAACCAAAAAGGGGTTGAACTAACCTATCATAATCAGGCAACGAGCGATTATCTATTCGACGCTTCGTTACTCGAACGAATTATATATAATCTGGTATCGAATGCCCTGAAATTTACTCCAACGGGTGGAAACGTAACTGTCCAGCTTAACGCAGCGAACGGTATCACGCTGGTAATTGCCGATAACGGAATTGGCATACCTTCCGAAAAAATAGCGGCTGTTTTCGAGCGTTTTGTTCAGGCAGATACGTCGTCGACCCGTACCCATGAAGGTACGGGCATTGGATTGGCACTGGTGAAAGAACTGGTAGACTTGCAGCAAGGAACAATTCGGATAGACAGCGAAGTGGACTCGTTAACGAACCAACATGGAACCACTATAACCCTTCAGTTGCCTTATCGGAAGGTTGAACCGTTAACAGGTCCTATTGATAAAGCGCTCGATATACCGGAAAGCCGATCAGAAGCGGTACCTATTGTGCTGCTGGTTGAAGACAACCCAGATATGGCCACTCTTATCATTGACTGTCTGCCCACAACTTATCAATTCATATGGGCTAAAAACGGAGTTGTCGGGCTGGCTCAGGCTGTCTCACAACTTCCCGATTTAATAATCAGCGATGTGCTTATGCCGGAAATGGACGGCTACACGCTCTGCCAGACGCTGAAAGCAGATGTCCGGACAAATCATATTCCCCTCATATTGCTGACGGCCAAATCATCTGTCGAAAGTCGATTAGAAGGTTTATCAGTAGGTGCCGATGATTACCTGACCAAACCGTTTTTATTGCCCGAGCTGCAACTACGAATCCGAAACCTGCTGGAAAGACAAAAGCTATTACGGGAGTTGATCCGCAAGAGTTTTATCAAAATTGATCAGGACGACATGCAACTAACGATCGTCGATCCTTTTCTGGCAAAGCTCTACGCATGCATCGACGCTAAATTGGATGATTCAGCTTATGGAGTAGAAGAACTGGCAAATGACATTGGCATGAGTCGCTATACACTGCACCGAAAAACAAAAACGCTCACTACCATGCTGCCCAACGAGCTTATCCGTAACTATCGATTGAAACGCTCACTGTCTTTTCTCCGCAAAGGCAATACAGTAGCCGAAACCGCCGTGCTGGTTGGCTTTGATAGCCCTTCCTATTTTACAAAGTGTTTTCGAAATCACTACAACATAACCCCTAAACAACTGCTGCAACAAGCGGGCACCGAAAACAACATCGAATAA
- a CDS encoding VanZ family protein yields MRLTYLLLGVGVALILYLSWQPHYDFKHIWFIPKWVSDWTDVHANGNIRTAVPFVFMGMFAGFLPTPRPRSVYQWLILWLILIGIVALAETGQLLIPSRYFSFEDIGWGAVGALIGLVSAFTLVTTLNKIRSQSK; encoded by the coding sequence ATGCGTTTAACTTATTTACTGCTTGGTGTTGGCGTTGCCCTTATTTTGTACTTAAGCTGGCAACCCCATTACGATTTTAAACATATTTGGTTCATACCGAAATGGGTGTCTGACTGGACCGATGTTCATGCCAATGGAAACATACGTACAGCCGTTCCTTTCGTATTTATGGGCATGTTTGCAGGCTTTTTACCCACACCTCGCCCTCGTTCCGTATACCAGTGGTTAATTCTGTGGTTGATTCTGATAGGTATTGTAGCCCTGGCAGAAACAGGCCAGCTTCTTATACCATCCCGTTACTTTAGCTTTGAGGATATTGGATGGGGAGCGGTTGGTGCACTAATTGGGCTGGTTTCCGCATTTACGCTTGTAACCACGCTAAACAAGATTCGTTCGCAAAGTAAATGA